One Cucumis sativus cultivar 9930 chromosome 1, Cucumber_9930_V3, whole genome shotgun sequence DNA segment encodes these proteins:
- the LOC101215066 gene encoding probable serine/threonine-protein kinase PBL5 has product MGCFRCTGSSSKKSEDIEQKDPNTFNSKTHKPDDRTPSDKAKVISNLVKRDSDVKVVVSKNDQLALDVKKLNLKNEVSEEGEANGRAKTFTFEELAAATGNFRSDCFLGEGGFGKVYKGYLEKVNEVVAIKQLDRNGLQGIREFVVEVLTLSLADHPNLVKLIGFCAEGDQRLLVYEYMPLGSLENHLHDLRPGAKVIDWNTRMKIAAGAARGLEYLHEKMKPPVIYRDLKCSNILLGEGYHPKLSDFGLAKVGPSGDKTHVSTRVMGTYGYCAPDYAMTGQLTFKSDIYSFGVVLLELITGRKAIDHSKPHSEQNLVAWARPMFRDRKKFSQMVDPMLQGHYPVRGLYQSLAIAAMCVQEQPNMRPVITDVVTALNYLASQKYDPQTQPNQNSQKRPSSHKMERGDDKKETSDNDESERE; this is encoded by the exons ATGGGTTGTTTTCGTTGTACCGGTTCATCCAGCAAGAAATCGGAGGATATCGAACAAAAAGACCCCAATACCTTCAATTCCAAAACCCATAAGCCCGATGATCGAACCCCTtcag ATAAAGCCAaagttatttcaaatttggtgAAGAGGGATTCTGATGTGAAGGTGGTTGTGTCTAAAAATGACCAATTGGCTTTAGAtgtaaagaaattgaatttgaaaaatgaggTTTCTGAAGAAGGAGAAGCCAATGGCCGTGCTAAGACGTTTACATTTGAAGAACTTGCAGCCGCTACGGGCAATTTCAGGTCAGATTGCTTCTTGGGTGAAGGAGGATTTGGCAAAGTTTACAAGGGGTACTTGGAAAAAGTTAATGAG GTTGTAGCAATTAAACAGCTAGACCGCAATGGACTTCAAGGAATTCGAGAGTTTGTTGTGGAAGTTTTGACTTTAAGTCTAGCTGATCATCCCAACCTTGTAAAACTTATTGGCTTTTGTGCTGAAGGGGATCAGAGATTATTGGTTTACGAATATATGCCATTGGGATCATTGGAAAACCATTTACACG ATCTTCGACCTGGTGCCAAAGTAATTGATTGGAACACAAGAATGAAAATAGCAGCAGGTGCAGCGAGGGGGTTGGAGTATTTGCATGAGAAGATGAAGCCCCCGGTTATATATCGTGATTTGAAATGCTCAAACATTTTACTCGGTGAAGGATATCATCCAAAGCTATCTGATTTTGGATTGGCTAAAGTAGGTCCTAGTGGGGATAAAACCCACGTTTCAACCAGGGTTATGGGCACATATGGGTATTGCGCTCCAGATTATGCAATGACAGGCCAGCTGACATTCAAATCAGATATTTACAGCTTTGGCGTTGTTTTATTGGAACTCATCACGGGCAGGAAAGCAATCGATCATTCAAAACCTCATTCGGAGCAAAATCTTGTGGCTTGG GCGCGACCCATGTTCCGAGACCGAAAAAAGTTCTCACAAATGGTTGATCCAATGCTCCAAGGACATTATCCTGTGAGAGGATTATACCAATCTCTAGCCATAGCCGCAATGTGTGTTCAGGAGCAACCAAATATGCGACCAGTCATAACTGATGTTGTAACAGCTTTAAACTACCTAGCATCCCAGAAATACGATCCCCAGACTCAACCAAACCAAAACTCCCAAAAGAGACCATCTTCTCATAAAATGGAACGGGGTGATGATAAGAAAGAAACTTCAGACAACGATGAGTCAGAGAGAGAGTGA
- the LOC101218166 gene encoding uncharacterized protein LOC101218166: MGNNKSNNKNKLEDAEKKSVSSPWSRPTLQQQQQQQQQRLTTFLGLKNTAVWIFLTVFIIYVLYSTNILTVDHREECSTTIDSSTEEHIQTLTNISSTNINNNSKFLRVDDDEEKQKRIIEPVSFPLKLQRYDTELKHIVFGIAGSSNLWVKRKEYIKLWWRPKETRGVVWLDKKVYAKRNEGLPEIRISGDTSRFKYTNRQGQRSALRISRVVSETLRLGMKDVRWFVMGDDDTVFMVENVVRVLSKYDHSQFYYIGSSSESHVQNIYFSYAMAYGGGGFAISYPLAKELEKMQDKCIQRYPGLYGSDDRIQACMAELGVPLTREPGFHQYDVYGDLLGLLGAHPVTPLLSLHHLDVVEPIFPKMTRVKALQRLFQSSNLDSSSIMQQSICYDKKRYWSISVSWGYVVQILRGVISPRELEMPTRTFLNWYRRADYTAYAFNTRPVTKHPCQKPFIFYMGTTRYDRTKKQTVGIYIRDKSRHPFCRWKMSSPDKIDSVIILKKPDPYRWQKSPRRDCCRVLPSHKPSTLYLSVGNCRGAEISEVDQ; encoded by the exons ATGGGAAACAACAAAAGCAACAACAAGAACAAACTTGAAGATGCTGAAAAGAAGTCTGTATCTTCGCCTTGGTCTCGACCTACTttgcagcagcagcagcagcaacaacaacaacgtTTGACAACTTTTCTAGGACTCAAAAACACTGCTGTTTGGATTTTCCTCACCGTTTTCATTATCTATGTTTTGTACTCCACCAACATCCTCACTGTTGATCACCGCGAAGAATGCTCGACGACCATAGACTCCTCGACCGAAGAACATATACAAACACTCACTAATATCTCTTCAACCAACATCAACAATAATAGCAAATTTCTCCGagttgatgatgatgaggaaaaacaaaaaaggataATTGAGCCAGTATCTTTTCCTTTAAAGTTGCAACGCTATGACACGGAGCTAAAACACATCGTTTTCGGGATCGCAGGGTCGTCGAATTTATGGGTGAAGAGGAAAGAATACATAAAGTTATGGTGGAGGCCAAAGGAAACTAGAGGGGTTGTTTGGTTggataaaaaagtttatgctaaaagaaatgaagggTTACCCGAAATTCGAATATCAGGCGATACGTCACGGTTCAAGTACACGAACCGACAAGGACAAAGATCTGCATTACGGATTTCGAGGGTTGTTTCTGAGACTTTGAGGTTGGGGATGAAGGATGTTAGATGGTTTGTGATGGGAGATGATGATACAGTTTTTATGGTGGAGAATGTTGTGAGGGTTTTATCTAAGTATGATCATAGCCAATTTTATTACATTGGGAGCTCATCTGAAAGCCATGTTCAAAacatttacttttcttatGCAATGGCTTATGGTGGTGGAGGATTTGCTATAAGTTATCCATTAGCCAAAGAATTAGAGAAGATGCAAGATAAATGTATTCAAAG GTACCCTGGATTGTATGGAAGTGATGATAGAATTCAAGCTTGTATGGCTGAGCTTGGAGTGCCACTCACAAGAGAACCTGGATTTCATCag TATGATGTATATGGAGATCTATTGGGACTTTTAGGGGCTCATCCAGTGACTCCATTGTTATCACTTCACCACCTTGATGTAGTTGAACCAATTTTCCCTAAAATGACTCGAGTGAAAGCCCTTCAACGTCTATTCCAATCCTCAAATCTCGACTCCTCAAGCATAATGCAACAATCTATTTGTTATGATAAGAAACGTTATTGGTCAATTTCTGTTTCTTGGGGATATGTTGTTCAAATCTTGAGAGGTGTAATCTCACCTAGAGAGCTTGAAATGCCCACAAGAACCTTTCTCAATTGGTATAGAAGAGCAGATTACACTGCTTATGCTTTCAACACTAGACCAGTCACAAAGCACCCTTGTCAAAAGCCATTCATATTCTACATGGGGACTACGCGTTATGATCGAACCAAAAAGCAAACTGTTGGTATTTATATTCGCGATAAGTCTCGTCACCCTTTTTGCCGTTGGAAAATGAGTTCGCCAGATAAAATTGACTCTGTTATTATCTTGAAGAAGCCCGATCCTTATCGATGGCAAAAg TCACCAAGAAGAGATTGCTGCAGAGTTCTTCCATCACATAAACCCTCCACTTTGTACTTATCAGTTGGCAACTGCCGTGGAGCTGAAATTAGTGAAGTTGATCAATGA